In one window of Legionella fallonii LLAP-10 DNA:
- the trpA gene encoding tryptophan synthase subunit alpha — MNRIDQKLAQLKASGKKMLSPYITAGDPHPDRTVELMHGLVEGGADILELGIPFSDPMAEGPVIQHAMERALAHSIRCQDVLNMVKVFREKDNDTPVVIMGYLNPIEQYGYDSFARHAVESGVDGTILVDLPPEECEEVANIWKKHDLYSIFLCSPTTSDERMALINQFARGYLYYVSLKGVTGSDALNIAALQEQYQTRKAQTKLPLMVGFGIKTPEMAAQVSHFSDGVIVGAALITDLIQAYESNKNIVQAGASLMSSMRHAIDNNGKAQ; from the coding sequence ATGAATCGAATTGATCAAAAGTTGGCGCAGCTTAAAGCAAGCGGAAAGAAAATGCTAAGCCCCTATATTACAGCAGGGGATCCGCATCCTGATAGAACAGTAGAGTTAATGCATGGATTGGTAGAAGGGGGGGCCGATATTTTAGAATTAGGCATTCCTTTTTCTGATCCCATGGCAGAAGGGCCTGTGATTCAGCATGCAATGGAGAGGGCACTGGCTCATTCCATTCGTTGCCAAGATGTTCTTAATATGGTGAAAGTCTTTCGTGAAAAAGATAATGATACTCCTGTGGTGATTATGGGGTATTTAAATCCAATAGAACAGTATGGCTATGACTCTTTTGCTAGACATGCAGTCGAGTCAGGAGTCGATGGAACTATTTTAGTGGATTTGCCTCCAGAAGAATGTGAGGAAGTGGCTAATATTTGGAAAAAACACGATTTATACAGTATTTTTCTTTGTTCACCGACTACTTCAGATGAGCGTATGGCGTTAATTAATCAATTTGCCCGCGGGTATTTGTACTATGTTTCGTTAAAAGGGGTCACTGGTTCCGATGCTCTTAATATTGCTGCCCTACAAGAGCAATATCAAACACGCAAGGCACAGACTAAGCTGCCGCTGATGGTTGGCTTTGGGATTAAAACACCAGAAATGGCTGCACAAGTATCTCATTTTTCTGATGGAGTAATTGTTGGTGCGGCGTTAATAACAGATTTAATACAAGCTTACGAATCTAATAAAAATATAGTGCAAGCAGGGGCTTCTTTGATGAGCTCTATGCGTCATGCAATAGACAATAATGGAAAAGCACAATGA
- a CDS encoding glutamine--tRNA ligase/YqeY domain fusion protein has protein sequence MTEIIEKRAHFIRQLITDDLASGKHQSIVTRFPPEPNGYLHVGHAKSICLNFGLAEEFGGICYLRFDDTNPIKEEDEYVKAIIDDVRWLGFEWCDMTHSSDYYQELYDLAVLLIKRDMAYVDSLSMEEIRAYRGTLQEPGRESPYRNRPIEESLDLFSRMKAGEFADGTHVLRAKIDMKSGNVNMRDPVLYRIRHAHHQRTGDAWCIYPMYDYAHPISDALEKITHSLCTLEFQDHRPLYDWLVDNLPLPARPVQTEFARLNLSHTVTSKRKLRELVEKKIVTGWDDPRLPTLRGMRKRGYPPAAIRQFCEVIGISRSDSVIDMSIFEECVRAELNKTAKRALCVMDPIKIVLENYPEGKVEELKASFHAQDPESATRVIPFGRELFIERSDFMEDPPKKYFRLSPGAEVRLRHAYVIKCHEVIKDAQGKIIELRCTYDENTLGKNPEDRKVKGVIHWVSCAHTFPVTIYQYDRLFNDPNPAREDDFLQFLNYDSLQTIQAYCEPSLTHHPEGEVFQFERLGYYCVNKTEDGQVKAFHRVVDLKDTWGKMS, from the coding sequence ATGACAGAGATAATTGAAAAACGAGCTCACTTTATAAGACAGTTGATCACTGATGATTTGGCTAGCGGTAAACACCAATCAATAGTTACTCGGTTTCCACCCGAACCCAATGGGTATTTACATGTAGGTCACGCCAAATCTATTTGTTTGAATTTTGGATTAGCTGAAGAATTCGGTGGTATTTGCTATTTACGATTTGATGATACCAACCCGATTAAAGAAGAAGATGAATATGTTAAAGCTATTATTGACGATGTTCGTTGGTTAGGCTTTGAGTGGTGTGACATGACTCATTCTTCTGATTATTATCAGGAGCTCTATGATTTAGCCGTGCTGCTAATTAAAAGAGACATGGCTTATGTTGATAGCTTGTCTATGGAAGAAATCCGAGCTTATAGAGGAACGTTACAAGAGCCAGGAAGAGAGAGTCCCTATAGAAATAGACCTATTGAAGAGAGTTTAGATTTATTTAGTAGAATGAAAGCAGGCGAGTTTGCTGACGGGACACATGTGTTACGTGCAAAAATAGATATGAAATCTGGTAACGTCAATATGCGTGACCCAGTCTTATATCGCATACGTCATGCGCATCATCAACGCACTGGCGATGCTTGGTGCATTTATCCCATGTATGATTATGCTCATCCTATATCGGATGCTTTGGAAAAAATTACTCATTCATTGTGCACCTTAGAGTTCCAAGATCATAGACCTTTATATGATTGGTTAGTCGATAATTTGCCCTTGCCTGCCAGACCAGTGCAAACAGAGTTTGCTAGATTGAATCTATCGCATACCGTAACGAGTAAACGGAAACTGAGAGAGCTGGTTGAGAAAAAAATTGTAACAGGATGGGATGATCCACGATTACCTACTTTACGTGGTATGCGTAAAAGGGGATATCCACCTGCAGCTATTCGCCAGTTTTGTGAAGTAATTGGTATATCTCGTAGTGATTCAGTAATTGATATGTCCATTTTCGAAGAGTGTGTACGTGCTGAATTAAATAAAACAGCAAAACGTGCCTTATGTGTTATGGATCCTATAAAAATTGTGTTGGAAAATTATCCAGAAGGTAAAGTCGAAGAGTTAAAAGCAAGTTTCCATGCTCAAGATCCGGAATCAGCAACTAGAGTTATTCCTTTTGGACGAGAGCTATTTATTGAGCGCTCTGACTTTATGGAAGACCCGCCAAAAAAATATTTCCGCTTATCGCCTGGAGCCGAAGTACGTTTGCGCCATGCCTATGTAATTAAATGTCATGAGGTCATCAAAGATGCTCAAGGAAAAATTATTGAATTGCGTTGTACTTATGATGAAAACACTTTAGGGAAAAATCCGGAAGATCGCAAAGTTAAAGGTGTGATTCACTGGGTTTCTTGTGCTCATACATTTCCTGTAACTATTTATCAATATGATAGATTATTCAATGATCCAAATCCGGCACGTGAAGATGATTTCTTACAGTTTCTAAATTATGATTCATTACAAACGATACAAGCTTATTGTGAGCCTTCTTTGACCCATCATCCCGAGGGCGAGGTATTTCAATTTGAGCGTCTGGGATATTACTGTGTTAATAAAACAGAAGATGGTCAGGTGAAAGCATTTCATCGAGTAGTGGATTTAAAAGACACTTGGGGCAAAATGAGTTAA